A genomic segment from Treponema sp. Marseille-Q3903 encodes:
- the yqeK gene encoding bis(5'-nucleosyl)-tetraphosphatase (symmetrical) YqeK, producing the protein MDWEKLTEQIREYTKKSVKKSRYEHSKRVAEMCAKICRLCGLDDRAGYLAGIGHDMCKDLPYDEMIRIAKRDGNPISQMELENPSLLHGRAAAVVMKEKFGIKDNDILEAVANHTSGIEKMCDLTKALFLADKIEPGRPQSTSEYREKLLAMPLSKMFYSVFEENYQYLLKKGYEIYPNTERMLEYYRKQAFGAEK; encoded by the coding sequence ATGGATTGGGAAAAACTGACAGAGCAGATTAGAGAGTACACAAAAAAGTCAGTAAAAAAATCGCGATATGAACATTCAAAACGCGTTGCCGAAATGTGTGCGAAGATTTGCAGGCTTTGCGGATTAGATGATAGAGCGGGCTATCTTGCAGGAATCGGGCACGATATGTGTAAAGATCTGCCTTATGACGAGATGATAAGAATTGCAAAGCGCGACGGAAATCCGATTTCGCAGATGGAGCTTGAAAATCCTTCGCTATTGCATGGAAGAGCTGCCGCCGTTGTCATGAAAGAAAAATTCGGCATCAAAGATAACGATATTCTTGAAGCAGTTGCGAACCACACATCTGGAATTGAAAAAATGTGCGATTTGACAAAAGCTTTATTTCTTGCTGATAAAATTGAACCGGGTAGACCACAGTCAACATCCGAATATCGGGAAAAACTGCTTGCGATGCCGCTTTCAAAGATGTTTTATTCAGTTTTTGAAGAAAATTATCAATATCTGTTAAAAAAAGGTTATGAAATATACCCGAACACGGAGCGCATGCTTGAATACTACAGAAAACAGGCATTTGGAGCTGAAAAATGA
- the rpmA gene encoding 50S ribosomal protein L27: MGRTRGGSGAKNGRDPNPKNLGVKRYAGETVTAGSIIVRQRGTKFYPGDNVMKGGDDSLFATADGKVVFGKRNNHKIVSIEAAK; the protein is encoded by the coding sequence ATGGGAAGAACACGTGGTGGATCTGGTGCTAAAAACGGACGAGATCCGAATCCGAAGAATTTGGGTGTAAAAAGATATGCTGGAGAAACTGTTACTGCAGGTTCTATCATTGTCAGACAGCGTGGAACAAAATTTTATCCTGGTGACAATGTGATGAAAGGTGGCGATGACAGCTTGTTTGCTACGGCTGATGGAAAGGTTGTTTTTGGAAAAAGAAACAATCACAAAATCGTTTCTATTGAAGCAGCAAAATAA
- the obgE gene encoding GTPase ObgE: protein MIGFADETIIEVRSGKGGNGCVAFRREKYIPYGGPNGGDGGKGGDIIFCVKRNLRTLAKLRHKHCFKAQNGGDGQGWNRYGADGEDCIIAVPPGTTIRDAETEEIIYDFSTAKGEERFIFLTGGKGGWGNVHFKTSTNQAPRQANPGQPGEKRFLKLELSIMADVGLVGFPNAGKSSLLTFFTNARPKIAPYPFTTIIPNLGVLRIDDESDIIIADIPGIIEGASEGLGLGDTFLKHITRTSCLIFMIDCSDENYLTAYDTLCNELSNFSDALMEKPKIVLCNKIDEDGVYERTMEVVEKIKKSEPNTNVIPVSVMTGFGMNSAREHIVKLVNRNSDYKDKNEKTTPSFMNTKYFSEEDDIQYPGSEK, encoded by the coding sequence ATGATAGGTTTTGCTGACGAAACTATAATTGAAGTTCGCTCCGGTAAAGGCGGCAATGGATGTGTTGCTTTTCGCCGCGAAAAATACATTCCTTATGGTGGACCGAACGGCGGAGATGGCGGAAAAGGTGGCGATATAATTTTTTGTGTAAAACGAAATCTTCGTACTTTGGCGAAACTGCGTCACAAGCACTGTTTTAAAGCTCAAAACGGCGGCGATGGTCAAGGTTGGAATCGTTATGGCGCTGACGGAGAAGACTGTATAATAGCTGTCCCTCCCGGAACTACGATTCGCGATGCAGAAACCGAAGAAATCATCTACGATTTTTCAACTGCGAAAGGCGAAGAGCGGTTTATCTTTTTGACAGGCGGTAAAGGCGGCTGGGGAAATGTACACTTTAAGACTTCAACAAATCAGGCTCCTCGTCAGGCAAATCCCGGTCAGCCCGGCGAAAAACGTTTTTTAAAACTTGAACTTTCTATCATGGCTGATGTCGGACTTGTAGGGTTTCCTAACGCAGGTAAATCATCTCTGCTTACTTTCTTTACAAATGCCCGCCCGAAGATTGCTCCGTATCCGTTTACAACGATAATTCCGAACCTCGGTGTGCTGCGCATTGATGACGAAAGCGATATCATAATCGCTGATATTCCGGGAATCATTGAAGGTGCATCTGAAGGGCTTGGTCTTGGCGATACATTCCTCAAACACATCACAAGGACTTCATGTCTGATATTTATGATCGACTGTAGCGATGAAAATTATCTCACAGCGTACGATACTCTCTGCAATGAGCTTTCAAATTTTTCTGACGCTCTCATGGAAAAGCCGAAGATTGTGCTATGCAACAAAATTGACGAAGATGGCGTTTACGAGCGGACGATGGAAGTTGTAGAAAAAATCAAAAAATCCGAGCCGAATACAAATGTAATTCCTGTTTCTGTGATGACAGGATTTGGAATGAACTCTGCAAGGGAACATATCGTAAAACTTGTAAACAGGAACTCTGATTATAAAGATAAAAATGAAAAAACGACACCGAGTTTTATGAATACAAAATATTTTTCAGAAGAAGACGATATTCAATACCCGGGAAGTGAAAAGTAA
- the rplU gene encoding 50S ribosomal protein L21, producing MYATIEFKGKQYKAEKDVVLTVDKLDAEKGTKIDIDTVLLVSDGDKISVGTPYVKGAKVTVVVEDSFRDKKVLVFKYKSKKDYHRLIGHRQHYTKVRVESVTLA from the coding sequence ATGTACGCAACTATTGAATTCAAGGGCAAACAGTACAAAGCTGAAAAAGATGTTGTCCTTACAGTAGACAAGCTTGATGCTGAAAAAGGTACAAAAATTGACATTGATACTGTTCTTTTAGTAAGTGACGGAGATAAAATCAGTGTTGGTACTCCTTATGTTAAGGGTGCAAAAGTAACTGTAGTTGTAGAGGATTCTTTCCGTGATAAAAAAGTATTGGTTTTCAAATACAAATCGAAGAAAGACTACCATCGCTTGATTGGTCATAGACAGCATTACACAAAAGTGCGTGTTGAATCTGTCACACTTGCATAA
- the nadD gene encoding nicotinate (nicotinamide) nucleotide adenylyltransferase, with protein sequence MKIAVLGGSFNPLHIGHAMLGDTAIKELGYDKVLFVPTFIPPHKQINDGFSPEQRLEQVRLFCRSEGDGHFDVEDCEITRKGISYSVDTIEFITEKYKDVIEGKIGFLMGEEVAAEFHNWNKPERIAKLVDFIIVPRRQDMVSRESTSSRNTPIGHFNSDFASDFDADKFGYDYTMIKYPMVSVSSTEIRTRISFGRSYKYLVPRSVFEYIERTIAEGKFNGLGKTDRAD encoded by the coding sequence ATGAAAATTGCTGTTTTGGGCGGAAGTTTTAATCCTCTTCACATTGGACACGCAATGCTCGGCGACACTGCTATTAAAGAGCTTGGCTACGATAAAGTTTTGTTTGTGCCAACATTTATTCCACCTCACAAACAGATAAATGACGGTTTTTCACCGGAACAGCGCCTTGAACAAGTCCGCCTGTTTTGCCGTTCTGAAGGCGACGGACATTTTGATGTTGAAGACTGTGAAATAACAAGGAAGGGAATTTCATATTCTGTAGACACGATAGAATTTATCACAGAAAAATATAAAGATGTGATTGAAGGTAAAATCGGCTTTTTGATGGGCGAAGAAGTTGCCGCAGAATTTCACAATTGGAATAAGCCGGAGCGTATTGCAAAACTCGTAGATTTTATCATTGTGCCGCGCAGACAAGATATGGTAAGCAGAGAGTCTACGTCGAGCCGAAACACGCCCATAGGTCATTTCAACTCTGATTTTGCTTCAGATTTTGATGCAGATAAATTTGGTTACGATTATACAATGATAAAATATCCTATGGTCTCTGTTTCTTCTACAGAGATTCGCACGCGCATATCATTTGGCAGAAGTTACAAATATCTTGTTCCACGCTCGGTTTTTGAGTATATTGAAAGGACAATAGCGGAAGGGAAATTCAATGGATTGGGAAAAACTGACAGAGCAGATTAG